The following proteins are co-located in the Tiliqua scincoides isolate rTilSci1 chromosome 8, rTilSci1.hap2, whole genome shotgun sequence genome:
- the CILP gene encoding cartilage intermediate layer protein 1 — MDGPRQHLLSSLFLLEMMCICGEQVLKQSVSRIRPGLKPYSLSVKRGPDNHGTWTTWFNIDHPGGSGDNERIDAIRFYYPERVCPRPTRIEARTTDWIPAGSTGQVVHSSIQEGFWCLNKEQPTGQTCRNYAVRFFCPAGSLSQNVKLLWSSWSTWSACPAPCDQAGVQTRTRNCLAESLSDPRCKEVSEEGRRCTGPPCSVCNLTCSMGRVNAECDACMCEEHLLQGKVFLQDGAPAAGAAVYLQAKATKPLTVTDSNGLFQVPGVCPDGRTILQIQKPNYVTALASMPENVKNISSLRIDLKRAGKPYMVQHPRSKARREGQSVSLCCDAVGDPAPDRYLWFHNDTLLDPTLYKYRNNLVLKNLKMNQAGRYFCKTSNDAGSVKSEAATLTLTAKNKAPCNPRPQEFLIRLPNDCYQNSTRSFYYDVGRCPSDTCAGMVDKGLRCKDTVAYCCGVSKMETREIACASYTLPIKVATECGCQKCVETKVVVRGRAVASDTGEPMRFGHIYMGNHKASMTGYKGTFSIQVPPDTERLVLTFVDRLQKFVNTTKVLPFNKNGGTVFHEIKMLRKKPPITLDSTQTNMISLGEMEGGDPIAELEIPPNTFYRQNGELYAGKVKASVTFLDPRNVSSAATVQSDLNFVSDEGDMLPLRTYGMFSMDFTDETATESLNAGKVKVHLDSAQVKVPEHLQGMKLWSLNPQTGLWEEEGDFHLDQSRRSKREERTFLVGNMEIRERRLFNLDVPESRRCYIKVRAYRSERYLPSEQVMGVVISVINLEPTPGYSSNPRAWGRFDSTVTGSNGACVPAFCDDQNPDAYSAYVMASLGGEELEAVASSPRLSPMAVGVPQPYLNKLKYRRTDHVDRNVKKTAFMISVAKPTPNAAEESNGPIYPYNKLQECEGAPHTAAHFRFYRVEGDRYDYNTVPFNEDDPTSWTEDYLAWWPKPMEFRACYIKVKINGPLEVNVRSRNMGGTHPRTVGQLYGIRDVRSIRNLDHPNLSTACLEFKCSGMLYDQERVDRTLVKIIPQGNCQRESVNSMLHEYLVNHLPVAVNNDSSQYTMLAPLDPLGHNYGIYTVTDQDPRTAKEIALGRCFAGTSDSSSRIMKSNIGIALTFNCQERDAQQQSLFQSLRNQPAARYSVSPLRERVAGVRRPSDTRMGQIRRKGVPFVRISQRAQ; from the exons ATGGATGGGCCAAGACAGCATCTCCTTTCTTCCTTATTCCTTCTTGAAATGATGTGCATCTGTG GTGAGCAGGTTTTGAAGCAATCTGTGAGCAGGATCCGGCCTGGACTAAAACCATACAGCCTTTCCGTCAAACGCGGCCCAGACA ATCACGGCACATGGACCACTTGGTTCAACATTGACCACCCTGGAGGCAGCGGGGACAATGAACGAATAGACGCCATCCGGTTCTATTACCCGGAGAGGGTGTGCCCCAGGCCCACGCGCATTGAAGCCCGGACGACAGACTGGATACCCGCAGGCAGCACAGGCCAGGTAGTCCACTCCAGTATCCAGGAAGGATTCTGGTGCCTGAACAAGGAGCAGCCTACAGGGCAAACCTGCCGGAATTATGCTGTGCGCTTCTTCTGCCCTGCAG GCTCCTTATCTCAAAATGTGAAGCTGCTGTGGTCCTCATGGTCAACGTGGAGCGCGTGTCCTGCTCCATGCGATCAAGCCGGAGTCCAGACTCGGACCAGGAACTGCCTCGCAGAAAGCCTTTCGGACCCGCGCTGCAAAGAAGTGAGCGAGGAAGGGAGGCGCTGCACTGGACCCCCTTGCTCAG TGTGTAACTTGACTTGTTCCATGGGCCGAGTGAATGCAGAATGCGATGCGTGCATGTGTGAGGAAcacctgctccagggcaaggTCTTCCTCCAAGATGGTGCTCCTGCCGCCGGAGCTGCTGTCTATCTGCAAGCCAAGGCCACCAAGCCATTGACGGTGACGGACAGCAATGGGCTCTTTCAGGTTCCTGGCGTGTGCCCAGATGGCAGGACCATTTTGCAGATCCAAAAGCCCAACTACGTGACGGCTTTGGCATCCATGCCTGAGAATGTCAAAAATATCTCCTCGCTCCGCATCGACTTGAAAAGGGCAG GCAAACCGTACATGGTGCAGCACCCAAGGAGCAAGGCCAGAAGAGAAGGACAAAGTGTCTCTCTCTGTTGTGATGCTGTTGGAGATCCAGCACCAGACAGATACCTTTG GTTCCACAATGACACTTTGCTAGACCCTACACTCTATAAATACAGAAACAACCTTGTGTTAAAGAACTTGAAAATGAACCAAGCTGGAAGGTATTTCTGCAAGACCAGCAATGATGCAGGGTCTGTGAAATCTGAAGCCGCCACACTGACCCTCACAG CCAAGAACAAAGCTCCTTGCAACCCAAGACCTCAGGAGTTCCTCATCCGACTGCCAAATGACTGCTATCAAAACTCAACCAGGTCCTTCTACTATGATGTTGGCAGGTGCCCGTCTGACACATGTGCTGGAATGGTGGACAAAGGCCTCCGATGCAAGGACACCGTCGCTTACTGCTGTGGGGTCTCCAAGATGGAAACTCGAGAAATAGCATGCGCCAGCTACACACTTCCCATCAAAGTGGCCACAGAATGCGGTTGCCAGAAGTGTGTAGAAACGAAAGTTGTGGTGCGAGGCAGGGCCGTGGCTTCCGATACTGGGGAGCCCATGCGATTTGGCCATATCTACATGGGCAACCATAAGGCCAGCATGACAGGCTACAAGGGGACCTTCTCCATCCAAGTGCCACCAGACACAGAGAGGCTGGTTCTCACGTTTGTTGATCGCTTGCAAAAGTTTGTCAACACAACAAAAGTGCTGCCTTTCAACAAAAATGGTGGGACTGTCTTCCATGAGATCAAGATGTTAAGGAAGAAGCCGCCCATTACACTAGACTCAACGCAAACCAACATGATTTCCTTGGGAGAAATGGAGGGAGGTGATCCGATTGCTGAACTGGAAATCCCTCCCAATACATTTTACAGACAGAATGGAGAACTCTATGCGGGAAAAGTGAAAGCGAGTGTGACTTTCCTGGACCCAAGAAATGTCTCCAGCGCAGCCACAGTACAGAGCGACCTAAATTTTGTCAGTGACGAAGGAGACATGCTTCCACTGCGGACATACGGCATGTTCTCTATGGACTTCACGGATGAAACCGCCACAGAGTCCCTCAATGCAGGAAAGGTCAAAGTCCATCTCGACTCTGCACAGGTCAAGGTTCCAGAACACCTGCAGGGGATGAAGCTTTGGTCTCTGAATCCACAAACAGGCCTATGGGAGGAAGAAGGGGATTTCCATCTTGACCAGAGCAGACGCAGCAAGCGAGAAGAACGGACATTCCTGGTGGGCAACATGGAGATAAGAGAGAGGAGGCTCTTCAACCTGGATGTTCCTGAGAGCAGGAGATGCTACATTAAGGTACGTGCCTACAGAAGCGAAAGATACCTGCCCAGTGAGCAAGTTATGGGCGTGGTGATTTCTGTTATCAACTTGGAACCAACACCAGGATATTCTTCCAATCCTAGAGCCTGGGGCCGCTTCGACAGCACAGTCACTGgctccaatggggcatgtgtgccAGCTTTCTGCGATGACCAAAACCCAGATGCCTACAGTGCTTACGTTATGGCAAGTCTTGGGGGAGAAGAACTGGAAGCAGTCGCATCCTCTCCAAGGCTTAGCCCTATGGCGGTTGGAGTCCCACAACCGTACCTCAACAAGCTGAAGTACAGGCGGACGGATCATGTGGACCGTAATGTGAAGAAAACTGCCTTCATGATCAGTGTGGCCAAGCCTACCCCCAATGCCGCTGAAGAGAGCAACGGTCCCATCTACCCTTACAACAAGCTGCAGGAATGCGAAGGAGCTCCTCATACCGCTGCTCACTTCAGGTTTTACCGAGTAGAGGGAGACAGGTATGACTATAACACAGTTCCTTTCAATGAAGATGACCCCACGAGCTGGACAGAAGACTACCTGGCCTGGTGGCCTAAGCCAATGGAGTTTAGGGCATGCTACATTAAAGTGAAAATAAATGGACCTCTTGAGGTTAATGTGAGGTCTCGCAACATGGGTGGCACACACCCACGGACCGTCGGCCAGCTATATGGCATCAGAGACGTGCGCAGCATCCGCAACTTGGACCATCCTAACCTTTCGACCGCATGCCTGGAGTTTAAGTGCAGTGGCATGTTGTATGACCAAGAACGCGTCGACCGAACACTAGTGAAAATTATTCCACAGGGAAACTGCCAGAGAGAGAGTGTCAACAGCATGCTTCATGAGTATCTAGTGAACCACCTTCCAGTTGCTGTTAATAATGACTCCAGCCAGTACACCATGTTGGCTCCCCTTGACCCGCTTGGTCACAATTATGGGATCTACACAGTGACAGACCAAGATCCCAGGACAGCCAAGGAAATAGCTCTGGGCAGGTGTTTTGCTGGAACATCCGATAGTTCCTCGAGAATTATGAAAAGCAACATAGGCATAGCACTAACTTTTAACTGCCAAGAAAGAGATGCACAACAACAAAGCTTATTCCAGTCGCTGCGGAATCAGCCAGCAGCCCGCTACTCAGTCAGCCCTCTTAGAGAAAGAGTAGCAGGTGTGAGAAGGCCAAGTGACACCCGGATGGGGCAGATCAGGCGGAAAGGTGTGCCCTTTGTCAGAATTTCACAAAGAGCCCAATAA